The Saccharopolyspora gregorii genomic interval CCCGCGCCGCCGTGGCTGCCGGGCACCGCGCTGCTGAGCGTGATGGCCGGGCTGACCACCGTGCGGGTGAGCGCGTTCCGCGCGGCGGGCGGCTTCTCGGAGCGGTTGTGGCTGGGCGGCGAGGAGGAGCTGCTGGCGATCGACCTGGTGCGCGCCGGTTGGTGGCTGTGCTGGGCCGAGGAGGTCGTGGTGCACCACCGCCCGTCCGGGCGCCGCGACTCGCGCGGGCGGCGCAGGCTCGGCATCCGCAACACCCTGCTGACGACCTGGGCGCGGCGACCGCTCGGGGCGGCGCTGCGGCGCAGCGCGAGCGTGCTGGCGGGCTGCCCGAAGGACCGGCACACGGTCGCGGCGGTCGGCGGGGTGCTGCGGGCGCTGCCGTGGCTGCTGCGGGAACGGCGGTGCGTCCCACCGGAGCTGGAAGCGCAGCTTCGGCTGCTGGAAGAACCGCAGCGCACCTCGGTGGCGCGCCGCTACGTCGGCTGAGCCGCCATCCCGCGAGCAGGGCTCAGTGGCCGAGCAGGCGGACGGCCGCTTCGACTCGACGAGGCAGCCGCTGCCGCCGGGCCAGCGCTTCCGGCAGGCGCCGCAGCGCGCCGGGCAGCGCCGCCCGCGCCACCGGGTCGCGCACCGCGTCGCGCAGCAACCGGGCCGACTCCGCGGTCGCCGTCCGAAGTGGACGGCGCAACCAGCTGATCAGCACCCCGTTCCGCCGCTCGGTGGCGTCCCGCCGGTGCGAGCTCTGCCGGTGCGGTGACGGGTGGTGGTGGGCGACGACCGACGCCACGAACGCCAAGTCCCAGCCCGCGGCGGCCAGGTCGTAGGACAGCAGCTTCTCCTCGCCGACGAAGAACAGCAGCGGGCTGAACCCGCCCACCGCCGCGAACGCCTCCCGGCGCACCACCGCCGAGCAGGCCGTGAACCCGAGCAGCGCCGGGCCGGGCACCGGGTGCGCGCCGCGCAGCGGGCTGCGCGCCATCTCGGCGACCACCGGGTCCGGCCGCTCTTCCGGGCCCACCAGGGTCGTGGCCGCCACCAGCGCCAGGTGCGGGTGCGCGTCGAGCACGTCCTCGGCGGTGGCCAGCGCGCCCGGCGCCCACCACGAGTCGTCGTCGCTGAACGCCACGTACGTCGTGTCCGCGTGCCGCACGCCGAAGTTCCGCGCCACCGCGCCCAGGTTGCGCGGCGAGGTCAGCACCCGGACGTCCGGGAACTCGCGGTGCACCGCGGGGGCCAGCGGCACCGCGGATCCGTTGTCCACCACGACGACCGGGGTGCGCGGGTGGGACCGCGCGTGCGCGCCGAGCGTGCGCAGCAGTTCCCGCTCCCGGTCCCGGGTGGCGATCACGATCGTCGTGTCCGTCGCGGTGCTCATCGGAGCGACCTCCGCCGCCGCGGCGGTGCGAGGGGAGCGGCACCGCGGCGCAGCGCGGCGGTGACGGCCCCGGTCAGCCCGGCCATCCGGTGCTCGTCGATCCGGTCGAAGGCGTACGAGCGGTCGCCGTAGAGGTCGAGCGTGGCGATCACCTCGTCGCCGAGCAGCAGCGGCGCGCACAGGAAGCTGTGCACGTGCAGGGTGCGCGCGCACAGCGCGAAATCCGGCCAGTGCGTGCGGATCTCGGTGGTGTTGGCGCGGGCGGTGCGGCCCCGCGCCGCCTCGACGCACGGCCCGCTGCCGAGCAGGAACTGCACCAGGTCCAGCTGGCGCGCCCGCCGATCGGTGCAGCACCGCAGGTCCGGCTCCCCGCCGGTCACGACCACGACCCCGGCGCTGGCCGCCTCGGGCGCGGCGGCGCGCAGCAGCGCCGAGCAGTCTCCGACGGCCGCCACCGCTCAGCTCCCGGCGCTCGGCGCGGGCACCGCCGGGGCGGCGGCCCGCAGCTCGGCCAGCACGGCGGTGATCCCCGCGCGCCGCGCACCGGTGGCGAGCTCGCCCGCGCGCCGCGCACCCCGCGCGGAGGTGCACCACGCCCACCGCGCGTCGAGCACGCCACTGCCGGCGAGCACCTCCTCGGCAGCGGCCACCGCGGGCCATCCCCAGGCGGTCGCCTGCGCCGCCACCTTCCCGCCGCCGCGCACCGGATCGACCGCCAACGCGGGCACCCCGGCGCCGAGCGCGAACACCAGGCCGTGCAACCGGGTCGTGACCACCACGTCGGTGCGCGCCACGAGCGCCGCGAACCGCTCCGGAGTCCCGCAGTGGTGCCACGAACCCGGATCCAGCCGGGTGTCCAGCTCGACCGGCGCGCACGCGACCCCGGCCACCCAGGACCGCAGCACCCGGTGCACGTCCTCGTGCCGACCGCGCCCGCCGTACTCCGGTTGGCCACCGGCGAGCACGATCCCCGCCACCGGGACCTCGGCACGCCCCACCTCCGCGGCCAGGTCGACCGCGGGCGCGCTGCCGGGCGCATCGCGCGGCAGCACCCGGTGGAAGCCGGTCACGGCGGGATCCGACCAGTCCAGCACGGACGCGCCCACCGCGATGCGCCGGGCGCGCGGGAACAGCCGGTGCACCTCGCGCACCTGCGCGCCGTGCAGCGGTCCGCACGCGAACACCACGACGTCGTAGTCCCGCCGCGCCGCCTCCGGCACGGTCAGCTCCCCGGGCCGGAAACCGGGGCTCCAGGCGACGTCGCAGCGGAACCCGGCCGAGGCGGCGGCACCGGCCACCGCCTCGGCGGCGGCGACATCACCCGCCGTCGCCTCCCCGTGCAGGAAGCTCGCCCAGCCGAGGACCAGGACCCGCATGCGCACTCCCTCCGGTTCGACCCCCACGTCGGCCTACCCGGTCGCGGGCGGCGCTACCCCCGGGTTTCGTCGCGGCGTGCGCGGGGGTACTCGGCTCATCAGGTCCGGGCTCATCGGGTCCGGGCTCACCCGGCCGGGGCTCACTGGGCTGGGGCTCACTGGGCTGGGGCTCACTGGGCTGGGGCTCACTGGCCCGGGGGCCAACCGGGTCGAGGACTCATCGGGCTCGGCGCACCGGCTCGGCGCGCACCGGGCCGGGAGCGAACCGGACCGGGATCGACCGGCCCGGGGAGGGGGAACCGTTGTCCCACAGGCACTTCCGCCGCGCGGTGGTCACCGGCGGCGCAGGATTCCTCGGCGCGCACCTGTGCCGATCGCTGGTGGAGACCGGCACCGACGTGCTGTGCGTGGACGACTTCAGCACCGGCGACCCGCGCAACGTCGCCGACCTCGCCGGATCCGACCGGTTCCGGGCGGTGCGCCACGACGTCACCGAGCCGCTGGAGATCCCCGGCCCGGTGGACCTGGTGGCGCACCTGGCCTCGCTCGCCTCACCGGAGCACTACCAGCGGCTCCCGGTCGAGACCATCCTCGTCGGCGGCAGCGGGTGCCGGAACGCGCTGGAACTGGCGGCGGCGAAGGGAGCGCGCTTCGTGCTCACCTCCACCAGCGAGGTCTACGGCGACCCGCGCGAGCACCCGCAGCGGGAGAGCTACTGGGGCAACGTCAACCCGATCGGCCCGCGCGCGGTGTACGACGAGGGCAAGCGCTACGCCGAGGCGTTGACGCTCGCGTTCGCGCGGCAGCGCGGCGTGGACGCCGGGATCGTGCGCCTGTTCAACACCTACGGGCCGGGCATGGCCGAGGACGACGGGCGCATGGTGCCGTCGTTCATCCGCAGCGCCCTGCGCGGCGATCCGCTGGTGGTCCTCGGTTCCGGCGAGCAGACCCGATCGCTGTGCTGGGTCGGCGACACCGTGCGCGGCATCCTCGACCTCGCGCGCCACGGCGGCACCGGCCCGATCAACATCGGCAACCCGGACGAGCGGACCGTCCTCGACGTCGCCGAGCTCGTCCGCGAGCTCACCGGAACCCGCTCGGCGATCGAGCACCGCACCGCCGCCACCGACGACCCGGCGCGCCGCTGCCCGGACATCGCACTGGCCGCGACGCTGCTGGGCTGGACCCCGCGCGTCGAGCTGCGCACCGGCCTGCGGTGGGCCGTCGACGGGCTCGCCGCGGAGTGGGGGCTGCCGCTGCCCGCCGCCGGCCGCAGCGCGGTCGGCCGGTGACGCGGCCGTCGACGGGACCGCCCGGTGACCGGGTGCGGCCGGCCGGTTTGGCCGCGCCCCGGCGGGGAAACCCCGCGCGGCGGACGGTTCCACGACCACGACCGGAGGAAGTTCGGCGATGGTGAGCTGGCAGAGCAGGCTGACGATCGGCAAGTACCGGCTGACCCGGCGCAAGCGCGTGTTCGCCGACCCGGCACTGCTGCGCCGCAGCGCCGAGAGCCACGAATCCGAGCACGCCCAGCTGCCCGCGTCGTTCCGCGACCGGTTCGAGGTCACCGAGCTCGACGTGGACGGCCACTCCTGCTGCACGATCGCCCCGCCGGAACCGCGCAGCCCGCGGCACGTGCTGTACCTGCACGGCGGCGCCTACGTGCACCAGATCGAGGGCGCCCACTGGGACTTCATCGATCGCCTGATCGCCCGCACCGGCGCGACGGTGTCGGTGCCGATCTACCCGCTCGCACCGGCGTACCGGTACTCGGAGACCCTGCCGATGGTGTGGTCGTCGTTCCAGCGCACCACCGCCACCGCCGCGCCGGAGGACCAGGTGGTGATGGGTGATTCGGCAGGCGGCGCGCTGAGCCTGCACCTCGCGCGGCGCTGCGCCGAGCTCGGTCTCCCCCAACCCGGTCGCCTCGTGCTCATCTCGCCGTGGCTGGACATCGCGGTGAGCCACCCGTCGATGCCCGCGCTCGACCGGCAGGACCCGTACCTGGCCATCGCCGGGCTGCGCGAGGCCGGGCTGCTCTACGCGGGAGATCTCGACCCGCACGACCCGCGGGTGAGCCCGCTGTACGGGCGGCTCCGCGGTCTGGCGCCGATGCGGGTGCTCAGCGGCACCCGGGACGTGCTGCTGTCCGACGCGCGGCGGCTGGACTCCCTCGCTCGCGCGAACGGCGCCGCGATCGACTACGAGGAGTACGAGGGCATGTTCCACGGCTGGATCCTGCAACGGCTTCCGGAGGCCCGGCACGCCCTCGACCGGACCGTGGACTTCCTGCGCGACGGGGCGGCGAACTCCCGCTGAGCCCGGCCTCGCGCCTGGCCGGGCCGCCACGCCGCGGATCCGGAACGCGGTATTTCCGCTCTGTGCGGGGAAAAACGGCGGCGCCGGGCCGGAGGCCGCGGTTTGGGAGAGCCGCTTCGCTGGGTAGCGATGTGGTGCGGGTCCTTCGACTTCTGGAGGAACGCGGCAGGAATCCTTCCGAAGTCCCGGAGGTCCGATCGTGCGCGTCCTCGGCATCAACGCGGTCTTCCACGACCCGTCCGCCGCGCTCGTGGTGGACGGGGAAGTCGTGGCGGCGGCGGAGGAGGAGCGCTTCTCCCGCCGCAAGCACGGGAAGGAACCGGTGCCGTTCGCGGCCTGGGAACAGCCGGTGCGGGCCGCCGCCTGGTGCTTGCGGCACGCGGGCCTCGAACCCGGTGAGCTCGACGCGGTCGCGTGCTCCTACGACCCGTCGCTGGTCGACCGGGACGCGCCGGACACCTACCCGGCCTGGGAATGGCTGCGCACGACCTACGCCGAGCACGCGCCCCGGTTCCTCGCGACGGCGCTGCCCGGGCTGCCGCCCGAGCGGGTGCGGTTCGTGCCGCACCACGTGGCGCACGCCGCGTCCGCCGGACTCGCCGCGCCGTGGCCGGACTGCGCGGTGCTCACCGTCGACGGCAGGGGCGAGAGCACGTCGATGCTCGCCGGGCACTACCGCGGCGGTCGGCTGGAAGTGCTGGCGCAGCAACGACTTCCGCACTCGCTCGGCCTGATGTACGAGGACCTGACCGAACACCT includes:
- a CDS encoding GAF domain-containing protein is translated as MAAVGDCSALLRAAAPEAASAGVVVVTGGEPDLRCCTDRRARQLDLVQFLLGSGPCVEAARGRTARANTTEIRTHWPDFALCARTLHVHSFLCAPLLLGDEVIATLDLYGDRSYAFDRIDEHRMAGLTGAVTAALRRGAAPLAPPRRRRSLR
- a CDS encoding polysaccharide pyruvyl transferase family protein, with translation MRVLVLGWASFLHGEATAGDVAAAEAVAGAAASAGFRCDVAWSPGFRPGELTVPEAARRDYDVVVFACGPLHGAQVREVHRLFPRARRIAVGASVLDWSDPAVTGFHRVLPRDAPGSAPAVDLAAEVGRAEVPVAGIVLAGGQPEYGGRGRHEDVHRVLRSWVAGVACAPVELDTRLDPGSWHHCGTPERFAALVARTDVVVTTRLHGLVFALGAGVPALAVDPVRGGGKVAAQATAWGWPAVAAAEEVLAGSGVLDARWAWCTSARGARRAGELATGARRAGITAVLAELRAAAPAVPAPSAGS
- a CDS encoding glycosyltransferase family 2 protein; the encoded protein is MSTATDTTIVIATRDRERELLRTLGAHARSHPRTPVVVVDNGSAVPLAPAVHREFPDVRVLTSPRNLGAVARNFGVRHADTTYVAFSDDDSWWAPGALATAEDVLDAHPHLALVAATTLVGPEERPDPVVAEMARSPLRGAHPVPGPALLGFTACSAVVRREAFAAVGGFSPLLFFVGEEKLLSYDLAAAGWDLAFVASVVAHHHPSPHRQSSHRRDATERRNGVLISWLRRPLRTATAESARLLRDAVRDPVARAALPGALRRLPEALARRQRLPRRVEAAVRLLGH
- a CDS encoding alpha/beta hydrolase, yielding MVSWQSRLTIGKYRLTRRKRVFADPALLRRSAESHESEHAQLPASFRDRFEVTELDVDGHSCCTIAPPEPRSPRHVLYLHGGAYVHQIEGAHWDFIDRLIARTGATVSVPIYPLAPAYRYSETLPMVWSSFQRTTATAAPEDQVVMGDSAGGALSLHLARRCAELGLPQPGRLVLISPWLDIAVSHPSMPALDRQDPYLAIAGLREAGLLYAGDLDPHDPRVSPLYGRLRGLAPMRVLSGTRDVLLSDARRLDSLARANGAAIDYEEYEGMFHGWILQRLPEARHALDRTVDFLRDGAANSR
- a CDS encoding glycosyltransferase, whose translation is MSTGARSTVVVITHDRRDELLRTLEHMTALPERAPVIVVDNASGDGSAEAVRARFPEVTVLVEPVNAGAVARNHAVRCATTPYVTFCDDDVRWQPGAIRTAVDLLDRHPDIGAVMGRCLVEPDLVEDPLTPELRDSPVPAPPWLPGTALLSVMAGLTTVRVSAFRAAGGFSERLWLGGEEELLAIDLVRAGWWLCWAEEVVVHHRPSGRRDSRGRRRLGIRNTLLTTWARRPLGAALRRSASVLAGCPKDRHTVAAVGGVLRALPWLLRERRCVPPELEAQLRLLEEPQRTSVARRYVG
- a CDS encoding NAD-dependent epimerase/dehydratase family protein, which codes for MSHRHFRRAVVTGGAGFLGAHLCRSLVETGTDVLCVDDFSTGDPRNVADLAGSDRFRAVRHDVTEPLEIPGPVDLVAHLASLASPEHYQRLPVETILVGGSGCRNALELAAAKGARFVLTSTSEVYGDPREHPQRESYWGNVNPIGPRAVYDEGKRYAEALTLAFARQRGVDAGIVRLFNTYGPGMAEDDGRMVPSFIRSALRGDPLVVLGSGEQTRSLCWVGDTVRGILDLARHGGTGPINIGNPDERTVLDVAELVRELTGTRSAIEHRTAATDDPARRCPDIALAATLLGWTPRVELRTGLRWAVDGLAAEWGLPLPAAGRSAVGR